A part of bacterium genomic DNA contains:
- a CDS encoding DMT family transporter has translation MPSAAFPVLQLIIAALMWSVIGVFVKGLPLHPLGIAGIASMIAVVVQALYLRIFARRKLSFNWSKAQIFGAVAYALNISCFITANYMTTTANAVLLQCTAPVFLALFGGRYLGEYLKLRDYLLGAIVLFGTSLFFMDRLDGGRLIGNICGIICGFALAWYTICLRLQKNESPHETVLLGNILIAIVGAFFIDNSVSDLHVGARLLLLGSFGLSIPFILYCEAIKQVRAIDAVLITTLEPILSPVWVFLVHKEVPSVLAITGGMIVLGSVTVWGYLIARNN, from the coding sequence ATGCCTTCAGCCGCATTTCCAGTCTTGCAACTTATTATCGCAGCTCTAATGTGGAGCGTGATTGGTGTGTTTGTCAAAGGGTTGCCACTCCATCCACTTGGAATTGCCGGAATCGCAAGTATGATTGCAGTTGTTGTTCAGGCACTCTATCTACGTATTTTTGCAAGACGGAAACTCAGCTTTAACTGGTCAAAGGCGCAGATCTTTGGCGCTGTGGCGTATGCGTTAAATATCAGCTGTTTTATTACCGCAAATTACATGACAACAACTGCTAATGCAGTTTTACTCCAGTGCACTGCGCCAGTTTTTTTGGCGCTATTTGGCGGCAGATATTTAGGAGAATATTTAAAGCTGCGCGACTATCTACTCGGAGCAATTGTCTTGTTCGGAACATCGCTATTTTTCATGGATCGCTTAGACGGGGGACGGTTGATTGGAAATATCTGTGGGATAATCTGCGGCTTTGCCTTGGCTTGGTATACAATTTGCTTGAGGTTGCAAAAGAATGAATCACCACATGAAACGGTATTACTTGGTAATATCCTGATTGCTATTGTCGGAGCGTTTTTCATAGATAACAGCGTTTCCGACCTACATGTGGGTGCGCGCCTTTTGCTACTCGGCTCTTTCGGACTTTCGATCCCATTTATTTTGTATTGCGAGGCGATAAAGCAGGTGCGAGCAATTGATGCCGTGCTGATTACTACACTTGAGCCGATTTTAAGCCCGGTTTGGGTGTTTCTTGTGCACAAGGAAGTTCCATCCGTCCTGGCGATTACCGGCGGGATGATTGTGCTGGGTAGTGTGACTGTTTGGGGTTATTTGATTGCTAGGAATAACTGA